TAGAGTAATTTTCAATACCAGAGCAATATCCTAATTCCCGTATCATTTCTAAATCGAAATTAGTACGTTCTTCCAATCTTTTTGCTTCGAGATGTTTCCCGATTTCTTTGAAATAATCCACTTGTTTAACTAAATCTTGTTGGATTTCCCAAATAGCATTTTGCAAAACATCAGGAGAAGTCACAAACATATTTGCTGGGTAAATTGTCAGTTTTTCAAATTTTTCAAGAACCTGAGAATTTTTCACATCAAAGCTTTCAATTTCTTCAATTTCATCTCCAAAAAAATGAATTCGGAATGCATCATCTGCATAACTTGGATATACTTCAACAGTATCACCTTTGATTCTGAAAGTTCCGGGAGTAAAATCAGCTTCGGTTCTTGCATATAAACTCTGAACCAAGCTATGTAATAATTTAGTTCTCGAAATTACTTGATCTCTTTCTATTGCAATAACATTCTTTTGAAATTCTACAGGATTTCCAATACCGTATAAACAAGAAACAGAGGCTACCACCAGAATATCTCTTCGACCAGAAAGTAGAGAAGAGGTGGTGCTTAAACGCATTTTTTCTAATTCTTCATTGATAGATAAATCTTTTTCAATAAACACTCCTGTAACCGGCATAAATGCTTCTGGCTGATAATAATCATAGTAAGAAACAAAATACTCTACAGCATTGTTAGGGAAAAACTGCTTGAATTCCGAATATAATTGTGCCGCTAAAGTCTTGTTGTGTGCCAAAACTAAAGTTGGTCTTTGCACTTCCTGAATCACATTGGCCACTGTAAATGTTTTTCCAGATCCAGTAACTCCTAATAAAGTTTGGAATTTTTCACCATCAATAATCCCTTGAGCTAATTTTTCAATCGCTTGTGGTTGGTCGCCCTTAGGCTGGTAATCGGATACTACTTGGAAATTCATTTAATTAAATTGCTGAATGGCAAAGGTACAAATGAATTCATGAAAAAAAAGTTTAGGAAAACTTAAAACTTCCACGCTTTTTGTTGTGCTTCGCTCATGAAAGTCCATGCTACAATTCGGCTTGTTTTTTGGCCTTGAGCCATATCGATTGTTTTTACTTCAACAGCGCTAACTTTATTTAATGTTTTGTATATACTAGATAGATTTTCTTTCTTAGAAACTAAACTAGTAAACCACAAGCAGTTCATCGGGTATTTAGCACTTTCGTAAATCATTTGAGTTATAAAACCTATTTCGCCACCTTCGCACCATAATTCAGCATTATGTCCTCCAAAGTTTAAAACAGGAGTTGTTGTTTTCTTATTCTCTAAATTATTTATTTTTCGAATAGTACTTTTAGTAGCTTCTTCTTGTGAAGCATGAAAAGGAGGATTGCAAATAGTAAAACTAAATCGATCTTCGGGAGTAATTATATTTTTGAAAATAAAACGAGGTTCCGTTTGTTGTTGCAAACTTATGACATCAATTAGTCTTGGATTTTCTTCGATTATTTGGCTACAGTTTTCAATGGCTTTTTCGTCAATATCTGTTCCTACAAAACTCCATCCATAGGTTGAATTTCCTATAATTGGATAAATACAATTTGCACCCACACCAATATCTAAGCCTTGCACGTTTTCGCCTTCGGGAATACTTCCATTATTACTTGAACTTAGTAAATCAGCAATGTAATGAATGTAATCTGCTCGTCCAGGAATAGGAGGGCAGAGATAGTTTTTAGGAATATCCCAGTTTTTGATATCGTAATGCGCCATCAATAACGCTTTGTTCAATGATTTTACAGCATTAGGATTGCTAAAATCAACTGTTTTTATAGCATGTTCATTGACAAAAACAAAGTTTTCTAATTCAGGTAAAATTTGGATAAGTTCATTGAAATTATATCCAAATCTATCTTTATTTCTAGGATGTAAATTGGTCTTTTCGGTAATCACTTTCGGTTTCATTTTTTCCATTTCGCGGCAAAGATAGTCAATCTCAATTTGGCAAAATGAGCTATTTGTTAATTAATGAAAAGATAATAATAATCAAGCCGTAGTTTTATTAATCCATGCATTCCATAAGCAGTAAATCACCTTCGTTATGCTCAATAGTAACAATACCGTCTTGAGTAACATGATTGCTACTTCCTGTTCTATAGCCTATGGTTAGGCTGTCATCTTTTAAGGGATAGAATAAATTGTCAGAATGAATTCCGGTAACATGACCAATCGGTATTAATGAAATGGGAGTGTTAGCAGGGTACCATTTTTCGAATTTTTTTGGCAACAAAAATATTTTTGAATGGTCATCCAGAATGACAATTTTCAATTGATTTCTGTATCGGGTAATATTAGTGATGTTTGTAATTGTATGATCTGCTCTTTTTCCTGTTGCCCAAACCACATTTACGGCAGGTATGTTTCGTTCAATTAAATAATCAAATGCTTTTTCTAAATCAGTTTTATTTTGATCTGGGGTATGAATTATTTCGATAGGGTATTGTGAAGTTTTGTAGATTTCAGGGTCAAATCCTCGGTCGAAATCTCCCAATAATACATCAACTTTAATGTCTAATTCCATGACTCTCTCTATAGCAGAATCTAAAACGACTACTAAAGGAGACCATTCTAGTAATTGTCCTAGCAATTCAGGCTGACAACAGGCGCCGTTTGCAATTATTAAGGCTGGTTCTTGATCGTCGCGAACAATATGATGTGAAGACATAGTTAATTTGTGAATTGAAAATTTCTACTACAAAGATAGTAATTCATAATTCGGAATTATTGAATTATTCAACACTGTAATAGAGTACATCAAATTCGCTTAAAGAAAAATACCCTAGCGGATAATTTGCGGCATTTGTGGTATTAATTATATTACCTCTTACAGTTGCTGGTGGGGATTGAAACGGACCACCACCATTATTACCAGCAATGCTAACCAAAACACTCATGTAATTGTAGTATTGTTTTGAAATTCCAAAATGGCTAATTTCGATTTTGTCGTCTTTTTTTAAGTCACTATTTTGAGATATACTGAAGAATTCATTTCCGTTAAAAAAGGTGTCTTCATCAACGTAATAATTCGATTTTACTTGGTTTGAATATACGTATTTGTATAAATAATAATTAGTTTCATTAGCAGGATCATTATAAAAAGTCTTAATTTCTTTGTCTTTTCCTGAAAATCCTCCAGCGTTATTTTGAACTACAGTTGTTATTGGAGCAACTGGT
Above is a window of Flavobacterium sp. 123 DNA encoding:
- the rlmF gene encoding 23S rRNA (adenine(1618)-N(6))-methyltransferase RlmF; the encoded protein is MKPKVITEKTNLHPRNKDRFGYNFNELIQILPELENFVFVNEHAIKTVDFSNPNAVKSLNKALLMAHYDIKNWDIPKNYLCPPIPGRADYIHYIADLLSSSNNGSIPEGENVQGLDIGVGANCIYPIIGNSTYGWSFVGTDIDEKAIENCSQIIEENPRLIDVISLQQQTEPRFIFKNIITPEDRFSFTICNPPFHASQEEATKSTIRKINNLENKKTTTPVLNFGGHNAELWCEGGEIGFITQMIYESAKYPMNCLWFTSLVSKKENLSSIYKTLNKVSAVEVKTIDMAQGQKTSRIVAWTFMSEAQQKAWKF
- a CDS encoding thiamine diphosphokinase — translated: MSSHHIVRDDQEPALIIANGACCQPELLGQLLEWSPLVVVLDSAIERVMELDIKVDVLLGDFDRGFDPEIYKTSQYPIEIIHTPDQNKTDLEKAFDYLIERNIPAVNVVWATGKRADHTITNITNITRYRNQLKIVILDDHSKIFLLPKKFEKWYPANTPISLIPIGHVTGIHSDNLFYPLKDDSLTIGYRTGSSNHVTQDGIVTIEHNEGDLLLMECMD
- a CDS encoding DUF4249 family protein; the encoded protein is MKKATFYFVILIAVFFSSCEDVVKVDLTTAAPKLVIEANINWEKGTLGNIQRIKLSTTTSYYDTEIPKVSGATVSIKNSTDSVFDFIEIPNTGEYVCSDFIPIKNETYYLTIIYNNNTYTATETLKPVAPITTVVQNNAGGFSGKDKEIKTFYNDPANETNYYLYKYVYSNQVKSNYYVDEDTFFNGNEFFSISQNSDLKKDDKIEISHFGISKQYYNYMSVLVSIAGNNGGGPFQSPPATVRGNIINTTNAANYPLGYFSLSEFDVLYYSVE